In a genomic window of bacterium:
- the rny gene encoding ribonuclease Y produces the protein MATTNASTYVLAGGIGLAAFLLGYLLRKFAGEAKIGTAEVAARRILEEAKAEAHREAESKQREALLEAKDEGFRIKRDAEREIREQRGEVQRLERRLVQREENLDRKLETLEKRDQTLAQREQEVAKVREEAQQLYQASRGELERISGLTGEQARQELLQRVETEARYDALQTARKVEAEVREDADRRAREILALAIQRCAADHTADVTVSVIPLPNDEMKGRIIGREGRNIRSLESLTGVDFIIDDTPESVTLSSFDPIRREIAKMALEKLLTDGRIHPARIEEMVEKAQRDLDARIRDAGERAAFEAGVHGLHPEELKLLGRLNFRFSYGQNLLQHSIEVSLLSGLMATHLDADAEVARRAGLLHDIGKALTHEVEGTHSDIGMDIARRYHEPPQVLNAIAYHHGDAEAEYVEAILVAAADAISASRPGARKETVEMYVKRLENLERIATSFTGVERAYAIQAGREIRVLVKPQEIDDPSAATLARDMAKKIEDELEYPGQIKVTVLRETRAIEYAK, from the coding sequence GTGGCCACCACGAACGCCTCGACGTATGTGTTGGCGGGCGGGATCGGGTTGGCGGCGTTCCTCCTTGGGTATCTTCTGCGTAAGTTCGCCGGCGAGGCGAAGATCGGAACGGCTGAGGTAGCAGCCCGGCGGATCCTGGAAGAAGCGAAGGCCGAGGCGCACAGGGAGGCAGAGAGCAAGCAGCGAGAAGCACTCCTGGAGGCCAAGGACGAGGGGTTCCGGATCAAACGGGACGCCGAACGCGAAATTCGGGAACAGCGGGGCGAGGTGCAGCGCCTGGAGCGGCGGCTGGTTCAACGAGAGGAGAACCTCGACCGCAAGCTCGAGACGTTGGAGAAGCGTGATCAGACCCTCGCGCAACGTGAGCAGGAGGTCGCCAAGGTCAGGGAAGAGGCGCAACAACTCTATCAAGCCAGCCGTGGGGAGTTGGAACGGATCAGTGGGTTAACGGGGGAGCAAGCACGTCAGGAACTGCTCCAGCGGGTGGAGACTGAGGCGCGGTACGATGCGCTTCAGACGGCCCGGAAGGTCGAAGCGGAAGTGCGGGAAGATGCCGATAGGCGGGCGCGCGAGATCCTGGCGCTCGCCATTCAGCGTTGCGCTGCGGATCACACGGCGGACGTGACCGTCTCCGTGATTCCGCTGCCGAACGACGAGATGAAGGGACGGATCATCGGGCGCGAAGGCCGGAACATCCGGTCGCTCGAAAGTCTCACCGGCGTGGACTTTATCATCGACGATACGCCGGAGTCGGTGACCCTGTCTTCGTTCGATCCGATCCGTCGCGAGATCGCCAAGATGGCGCTCGAGAAACTCCTGACCGACGGCCGGATCCACCCTGCGCGGATCGAGGAGATGGTCGAAAAGGCTCAGCGGGACCTCGACGCGCGCATTCGAGATGCCGGTGAACGCGCCGCGTTCGAGGCGGGCGTGCACGGGCTGCACCCGGAAGAGCTCAAGCTCCTCGGGCGGCTCAACTTCCGGTTCAGCTACGGCCAGAACCTGCTGCAGCACTCGATCGAGGTGTCGCTGCTCTCCGGGCTGATGGCGACCCACCTCGACGCCGACGCGGAGGTTGCACGCCGAGCGGGGCTGTTGCACGACATCGGGAAAGCGCTGACGCACGAGGTCGAGGGCACGCACAGCGATATCGGGATGGACATCGCCCGGCGGTACCACGAGCCTCCCCAGGTGCTGAACGCGATCGCCTACCATCACGGCGACGCCGAGGCGGAGTATGTGGAGGCGATCCTGGTCGCCGCAGCCGACGCGATCTCGGCGTCGCGGCCGGGCGCCCGCAAGGAAACGGTGGAGATGTATGTCAAGCGGCTCGAAAACCTGGAGCGGATCGCGACCTCATTCACGGGGGTGGAGCGCGCGTACGCGATCCAGGCGGGGCGCGAGATTCGGGTGCTGGTCAAGCCCCAGGAGATCGACGACCCCAGCGCGGCCACGCTGGCGCGCGACATGGCGAAGAAGATCGAGGATGAACTCGAGTATCCGGGGCAGATCAAGGTCACGGTGCTCCGCGAGACGCGGGCGATCGAGTACGCAAAGTAG
- a CDS encoding AAA family ATPase → MIIRRVRIRRFRKLLDQTLECSPGLNVIRGRNDAGKSTVHLAFSAALFPIRPSEARSFGPWGSDDGPGEITLEFEAGGNQYTLHKDFASRRVSLVGGARPSDNPKEVERQVGEVLGFQNLGLFRATAHIGQWELAQVQKEKEMIGTRLSAIMTGGDEDAARVLKLLDDRIRKMELGLRRPSNVPGPLKRDDDRMRYLTAEQQRLGTEVAAIEQAAADRTRIAARIAALEQQVKEDGELMQANRDLLDLDRRAAAQRRRVLELRSLSERLDAAVRELEAASRDSSLGVPLAPDAVQALQTASLRAEMLYTEARSAERPLRSDDAAPERRRGSHRSGDAPRAGWSPVGFAVAAAAAIGGVGLVLGHHLGWGLGALVLAIVLGGTVAVAWNRARTAEREIERAAQVEATRRAEDVARAEARRRDAREAAEGVQTQLRTLGVSSVQEALERQERALAARRRHDTARAVLDNILGGRTREAITEEYQRAVVDLAATETKRDQPDLVLRRLDPAAFQRLGTEAERRRKELEERRAALHTLDGRLAGRSPHEELARTEEELTDVRARYALAARLVKVLSLTREVLGEARSHTIVPGKTLLEERASAYVRRLSGGAYARITVDEQTLAPRVWVGPPKEWADVSAREIGSGGVDQCYLALRLALVDLLCERPFAPLFLDDPFLAYDEERQDATMRFLRDLAEDRQIFLFTCRGVYDAHADNLIVLDEAARVPGE, encoded by the coding sequence ATGATCATTCGACGCGTCCGGATCCGCCGGTTCCGCAAGCTGCTCGATCAGACCCTTGAGTGCAGCCCGGGTCTGAACGTGATTCGCGGTCGGAACGATGCCGGCAAGTCCACCGTGCATCTCGCGTTTTCCGCGGCCCTCTTCCCGATTCGTCCGTCCGAGGCCCGCTCGTTTGGCCCGTGGGGCAGCGACGATGGGCCTGGCGAGATCACGCTGGAGTTCGAAGCCGGCGGGAACCAGTACACGCTGCATAAAGACTTTGCATCGCGGAGGGTCTCGCTCGTCGGCGGCGCGCGCCCGTCGGACAATCCCAAGGAGGTGGAGCGACAGGTTGGCGAGGTGCTGGGGTTCCAGAACCTCGGACTGTTCCGTGCGACCGCGCACATCGGGCAGTGGGAGCTCGCGCAGGTGCAAAAGGAGAAGGAGATGATCGGGACGCGCCTGTCCGCGATCATGACCGGCGGCGACGAGGACGCGGCGCGGGTGCTCAAGTTGCTGGACGACCGGATCCGGAAGATGGAGCTCGGCCTCCGGCGTCCGTCCAACGTCCCCGGCCCCCTGAAACGGGACGACGATCGCATGCGCTACCTGACGGCCGAGCAGCAGCGTCTCGGTACGGAGGTCGCGGCGATCGAACAGGCGGCCGCCGATCGCACGCGCATCGCCGCCCGCATCGCGGCGCTCGAGCAGCAGGTCAAAGAGGACGGGGAGCTCATGCAAGCCAACCGCGACCTGCTCGACCTCGACCGGCGGGCCGCGGCGCAGCGGCGGCGCGTGCTCGAGTTGCGGTCGCTCTCGGAGCGGCTGGACGCGGCCGTCCGGGAGCTCGAGGCGGCCAGCCGAGATTCGTCGCTCGGAGTGCCCCTCGCCCCGGACGCAGTGCAGGCGCTGCAGACCGCGTCCCTGCGGGCCGAGATGCTGTACACAGAGGCCCGTAGCGCCGAGCGGCCGTTGCGGTCCGACGATGCGGCCCCCGAGCGCCGCCGCGGGTCACATCGCTCCGGAGACGCCCCGCGCGCGGGTTGGTCGCCGGTCGGGTTCGCGGTCGCGGCGGCCGCGGCCATCGGCGGTGTCGGATTGGTGCTGGGGCACCACCTGGGGTGGGGGCTTGGCGCGCTGGTCCTTGCGATCGTCTTGGGCGGCACCGTGGCGGTTGCGTGGAATCGCGCCCGAACGGCCGAACGCGAGATCGAACGGGCGGCGCAGGTCGAAGCGACCAGGCGCGCAGAGGATGTGGCCCGCGCCGAGGCACGGCGCCGGGACGCCCGAGAGGCGGCGGAGGGAGTGCAGACGCAGTTGCGCACCCTTGGGGTTTCGTCGGTCCAGGAGGCGCTTGAGCGCCAGGAGCGAGCGCTCGCCGCGCGGCGGCGGCACGACACCGCGCGAGCCGTGCTCGACAACATCCTCGGCGGCCGTACGCGGGAAGCGATCACCGAGGAGTACCAACGGGCGGTCGTCGATCTCGCGGCTACCGAGACGAAGCGGGATCAGCCCGACCTCGTGCTGCGACGCCTCGATCCGGCCGCGTTTCAGCGGCTCGGAACCGAGGCGGAACGGCGGCGGAAGGAGCTCGAGGAGCGGCGCGCGGCGCTGCACACGCTCGACGGACGGCTCGCCGGTCGGTCTCCGCACGAGGAGCTCGCCCGGACGGAGGAGGAACTCACCGACGTCCGTGCCAGGTACGCGCTGGCAGCACGGCTCGTGAAGGTGCTGAGCCTTACCCGCGAAGTGTTGGGCGAGGCGCGGAGCCACACCATCGTGCCTGGGAAGACGCTCCTCGAGGAACGGGCGAGCGCATACGTCCGCCGGCTCTCCGGAGGGGCGTACGCCCGCATCACAGTGGACGAGCAGACGCTGGCGCCGCGCGTCTGGGTCGGCCCGCCGAAGGAGTGGGCCGACGTCTCGGCGCGCGAGATCGGGAGCGGCGGCGTGGACCAGTGCTATCTGGCGCTGCGCCTGGCGCTCGTCGACTTGCTCTGCGAGCGACCGTTCGCGCCGCTGTTTCTCGACGACCCGTTTCTCGCCTACGACGAGGAGCGCCAGGACGCCACGATGCGGTTTCTCAGGGACTTGGCTGAGGACCGCCAGATCTTCCTCTTTACCTGCCGCGGCGTATACGATGCGCACGCCGACAACCTGATCGTCTTAGACGAAGCCGCACGGGTGCCCGGAGAGTAG
- a CDS encoding stage V sporulation protein S yields MDVLKVAAKSNPTAVAGALAGVVREKGTAELQAIGAAAINQAVKAIAIARGYVAPSGLDLVCVPAFADVQIDGEDRTAIKLIVSPRTPR; encoded by the coding sequence ATGGACGTGCTTAAGGTGGCAGCCAAATCCAACCCGACCGCCGTCGCGGGTGCGCTGGCCGGCGTCGTCCGCGAAAAGGGGACGGCCGAGCTGCAGGCGATCGGGGCCGCCGCGATCAACCAGGCGGTCAAGGCGATCGCGATCGCGCGGGGCTACGTCGCGCCGTCCGGGTTGGACCTCGTGTGCGTCCCAGCGTTCGCGGACGTGCAGATCGATGGCGAGGATCGGACCGCAATCAAGCTCATCGTGTCCCCCCGCACCCCGCGATAG
- a CDS encoding TIGR00282 family metallophosphoesterase, whose amino-acid sequence MRILFVGDVVGKPGRRIVTALLPGLRRELGIDLVIANGENSAGGFGITRETFEDLVGAGVDVVTGGNHTWQARESATLLDSDPRLLRPANYPAGAPGRGSAIFRTSGPSPAPVGVLNLEGRVFMQPLLSPFELGREEAQRLRGEAPVIIVDFHAEATSEKAALAWYLDGRVSAIIGTHTHVQTADERVLPAGTAFITDAGMTGPRDSIIGMGREEVLRRFLTLLPSRFDVATGPVQLNAVVVEADARTGRASAIERVTRLAD is encoded by the coding sequence GTGCGAATTCTGTTTGTCGGGGACGTGGTGGGGAAGCCTGGGCGGCGGATCGTGACGGCGCTGCTGCCGGGGCTGCGCCGAGAGCTCGGCATCGATCTCGTGATCGCGAACGGTGAAAACTCCGCGGGGGGCTTTGGGATCACCCGCGAAACTTTCGAGGACCTGGTCGGCGCCGGCGTCGATGTGGTCACCGGCGGAAACCACACGTGGCAGGCGCGGGAGAGCGCGACATTGCTTGACAGCGACCCACGCCTGCTCCGGCCGGCGAACTATCCAGCGGGCGCGCCCGGGCGGGGATCGGCCATCTTTCGCACGTCGGGGCCGTCGCCCGCCCCCGTCGGCGTGCTGAACCTCGAAGGACGGGTGTTCATGCAGCCGCTGCTGTCGCCGTTCGAGCTCGGACGCGAGGAGGCCCAGCGGTTGCGCGGCGAAGCCCCCGTGATCATCGTGGATTTCCACGCCGAGGCGACATCGGAGAAGGCGGCGCTCGCGTGGTACCTGGACGGGCGGGTATCCGCGATCATCGGCACCCACACCCACGTGCAGACGGCGGACGAGCGCGTGCTGCCGGCCGGGACGGCGTTCATCACGGACGCTGGCATGACGGGGCCGCGCGACTCGATCATCGGGATGGGAAGGGAAGAGGTGCTCCGGCGGTTCTTAACGCTGCTGCCGTCTCGGTTCGACGTTGCGACGGGCCCGGTGCAACTCAACGCGGTCGTCGTCGAGGCCGACGCCAGGACCGGGCGCGCGTCCGCGATAGAGCGCGTGACACGCCTAGCCGACTAG
- a CDS encoding zinc ribbon domain-containing protein has translation MRCPKCGSENPDGKILCRACGARLRAPAQAGRAALPVRESEPELRRRVTYDLVRVAWVIGIVIVVGAGLGLLLK, from the coding sequence ATGCGATGTCCGAAGTGCGGCAGTGAGAATCCCGATGGCAAGATCTTGTGCCGGGCGTGCGGTGCGAGGCTGCGGGCCCCGGCCCAGGCGGGCCGCGCCGCGCTGCCGGTGCGTGAAAGCGAGCCGGAGCTCCGGCGGCGGGTGACCTATGACCTTGTCCGCGTGGCCTGGGTGATCGGGATCGTGATCGTGGTCGGCGCAGGCTTGGGCCTGCTGCTGAAGTAG
- a CDS encoding DNA repair exonuclease: MSVRLLHTSDVHLGATFKVLGDRGGDQRRQLQRTFANVVGLSIQERVDVVLIAGDLFDSVAAARLQAPFATEQLGRLGDAGIPVCAIAGNHDPLGAGSATIWQGLATRCPHLVVFGPAPEARVFPERDLTVIGRSVQDRLSPDSPLAGLSGAGSALAGDAGAPPSPPGRPASRRTRHVVGLFHGSVQRPDFETKFGLITPEEIVGSGVDYLALGDWHSTQNVSTGAVSAWYSGAPEMIGVDETDSGNVCLVTLRGPGQAEVVPRRVGRRRAAAMTVDVATAGGPDAVARMIRERADGDLALVVTLAGFVGLADHVMADRLREDLAPEFFRLEIRDESHLRPEVVDPAQYSANTVLGRFVRQMHDQINGREGEDRAVAEEALAYGVALLEGKTEILG, from the coding sequence ATGAGCGTGCGCCTGCTGCACACGTCGGACGTGCACCTCGGTGCGACCTTCAAGGTCCTCGGCGATCGCGGGGGCGACCAGCGCCGGCAGCTCCAGCGGACATTCGCCAATGTGGTGGGCCTGTCGATCCAGGAGCGCGTCGACGTCGTGCTGATCGCGGGCGATCTCTTCGACTCCGTCGCCGCGGCCCGTCTGCAGGCGCCGTTCGCGACCGAGCAGTTGGGCCGGTTGGGCGATGCGGGTATCCCCGTGTGCGCGATCGCAGGCAACCACGATCCGCTGGGGGCGGGCAGTGCGACGATCTGGCAGGGGCTCGCGACGCGCTGCCCTCACCTGGTCGTCTTCGGGCCCGCCCCGGAGGCGCGGGTGTTCCCCGAGCGTGACCTCACGGTGATCGGGCGGTCCGTGCAGGACCGCCTGTCCCCCGATAGTCCTCTTGCGGGGTTGTCGGGCGCGGGATCGGCGCTCGCGGGGGATGCCGGCGCGCCGCCCTCGCCGCCGGGTCGGCCGGCGTCGCGGCGCACGCGACACGTCGTTGGCCTGTTTCACGGGAGCGTGCAGCGCCCTGATTTCGAGACCAAGTTCGGCCTGATTACACCGGAGGAGATCGTCGGCAGCGGGGTCGACTATCTCGCGCTCGGCGACTGGCATTCGACGCAAAACGTGTCGACCGGCGCGGTCTCGGCATGGTACAGCGGTGCGCCAGAGATGATCGGCGTGGACGAGACGGACTCGGGTAACGTCTGTCTGGTGACGCTGCGGGGGCCGGGCCAGGCCGAGGTCGTCCCCCGCAGGGTCGGCCGGCGGCGGGCCGCGGCGATGACGGTCGATGTGGCGACCGCCGGCGGTCCGGACGCGGTCGCGCGGATGATCCGCGAACGCGCAGACGGAGATCTTGCGCTGGTCGTGACGCTTGCGGGGTTCGTCGGACTCGCCGACCACGTCATGGCCGATCGGCTGCGCGAAGATCTGGCCCCCGAGTTTTTCCGCCTCGAAATCCGGGACGAATCGCACCTGCGCCCCGAGGTCGTCGACCCCGCGCAGTACTCGGCGAACACCGTCCTCGGCCGGTTTGTGCGGCAGATGCACGACCAGATCAACGGGCGCGAGGGCGAGGACCGCGCGGTTGCGGAAGAGGCGCTGGCCTACGGGGTGGCGCTGCTCGAAGGGAAGACGGAGATCCTTGGATGA
- the selA gene encoding L-seryl-tRNA(Sec) selenium transferase yields MRGDPERPSFRRLPSVERLLQGLDASGAAGRHPRRLVVACVREAVERARRRLAEGRASADAITVDALLADARALLAERSAPSLDRAINATGIVLHTNLGRAPLCADARRAVAAASGYTMLEVDRATGERGSRQAHVTALLRELTGAEAAFVVNNNAAGVLVALAALARGRDVIVSRGELVEIGGSFRLPDVMAASGCRLVEVGTTNKTYVSDYEAALTPETALLVKVHRSNFSMRGFVRDVGPRELATLGQRAGVPVLFDMGSGAFVDLASRIQCTAGAAGLSGEPTVQAAVASGVDVITASGDKLLGGPQAGVLLGGTAAIGKIRAHPLARAVRIDKLDLAALEATLRVYRDPDRAWAEIPVLEMLARSADDLERAAASLLERLRPVTAGAAELSVCRTTTEAGGGALPGVELSSWAIAISPQRGTLDAWERGLRGHRPPVFGRIADGRLLLDLRTLGPEDESPLTDALAAIAGSHPAAPA; encoded by the coding sequence ATGCGCGGGGACCCTGAGCGCCCGTCGTTCCGCCGGCTTCCCTCGGTGGAGCGTCTGTTGCAGGGGCTCGACGCCTCGGGCGCGGCCGGGCGCCATCCCCGGCGTCTCGTGGTGGCATGCGTCCGGGAGGCCGTGGAACGTGCGCGCCGACGTCTCGCGGAGGGGCGGGCGTCGGCTGATGCCATCACCGTGGACGCGCTGCTCGCCGATGCGCGGGCGCTGCTCGCCGAGCGATCGGCGCCGAGCCTTGATCGCGCGATCAACGCCACCGGTATCGTGCTCCACACCAACCTGGGCCGCGCGCCGCTGTGCGCCGATGCCCGGCGTGCCGTCGCGGCGGCGTCAGGGTACACGATGCTGGAGGTCGATCGCGCCACGGGTGAGCGCGGCTCGCGGCAGGCCCACGTCACGGCGCTGCTGCGCGAGTTGACCGGCGCGGAGGCGGCGTTCGTCGTGAACAACAACGCCGCCGGTGTGCTCGTGGCGCTGGCCGCCCTCGCCCGCGGCCGCGACGTGATTGTCTCCCGAGGCGAACTTGTGGAGATCGGCGGGAGCTTCCGCCTGCCCGACGTGATGGCCGCGAGCGGCTGCCGACTCGTCGAGGTCGGCACCACGAACAAGACCTACGTTTCGGACTACGAGGCGGCGCTCACGCCCGAAACCGCGCTCCTCGTCAAGGTGCACCGCAGCAACTTTTCGATGCGCGGGTTCGTGCGCGACGTGGGGCCCCGCGAGCTGGCGACGCTGGGACAACGCGCCGGCGTGCCTGTGCTGTTCGACATGGGCAGCGGAGCGTTCGTCGATCTGGCGTCCCGCATTCAGTGTACCGCGGGTGCCGCCGGACTCTCCGGGGAGCCGACCGTTCAGGCCGCGGTCGCGTCCGGCGTGGACGTCATCACGGCGAGCGGCGACAAGCTCCTGGGGGGACCCCAGGCCGGGGTGCTGCTCGGGGGCACCGCCGCGATCGGAAAGATCCGAGCGCACCCACTCGCGCGTGCCGTGCGTATCGACAAGCTGGACCTCGCCGCCCTTGAGGCGACGCTGCGCGTCTACCGCGATCCCGACCGGGCGTGGGCGGAGATCCCCGTGCTCGAGATGCTCGCGAGGTCCGCGGATGACCTGGAGCGCGCGGCGGCGAGCCTCCTCGAACGGCTCCGGCCGGTCACGGCCGGCGCCGCCGAGTTGAGCGTGTGCCGGACGACGACCGAGGCGGGAGGCGGTGCGCTCCCCGGCGTCGAGCTGTCCTCCTGGGCGATCGCGATCAGTCCCCAGAGAGGCACGCTGGACGCGTGGGAGCGTGGGCTGCGCGGGCACCGGCCGCCTGTGTTCGGCCGCATCGCCGATGGCCGACTCTTGCTCGACCTCCGCACCCTCGGTCCCGAGGACGAGTCCCCGCTCACGGACGCGCTCGCGGCGATCGCGGGGTCGCACCCGGCCGCGCCCGCGTAA
- a CDS encoding PHP domain-containing protein, whose product MDLHTHSTASDGLLSPSRLVREAREHGVGLLALTDHDTTNGLADALDAGRTYRVEVLPGVEINTDVGPYEVHVLGYLVDYIQPAFQAFLQRMRDGRVARAKAMVQRLVELGVPIAWERVRALAAGAAVGRPHIARALVEARRVGTSQEAFERYLGRAAPAYVPRPKLTPEEAVEQILAARGVPVLAHPGWPSSGPVIERVPQLVEHGLAGIEVYYPDHTPAMMEAYLAIARRYALVVTGGTDYHGGGMATRIPLGSVPVPPETVTALRRRWEALQMGAGRGRPVPAVERHVQ is encoded by the coding sequence ATCGATCTCCACACTCACAGCACGGCCTCGGACGGCCTGCTGTCGCCGTCCCGTCTCGTTCGAGAGGCGCGGGAGCACGGGGTCGGGCTGCTGGCGCTCACGGACCACGACACCACGAATGGGCTGGCGGATGCGCTCGACGCCGGGCGTACCTACCGCGTGGAGGTGCTCCCCGGCGTGGAGATCAACACGGACGTCGGCCCGTACGAGGTGCATGTGCTCGGGTACTTGGTCGACTACATTCAGCCGGCGTTCCAAGCGTTTCTCCAACGGATGCGGGACGGCCGCGTCGCGCGCGCTAAGGCGATGGTCCAGCGGCTCGTGGAGCTCGGGGTCCCGATCGCGTGGGAACGGGTGCGGGCGCTCGCGGCCGGCGCGGCCGTCGGCCGCCCGCACATCGCGCGGGCGCTCGTGGAGGCTCGACGCGTCGGCACGAGCCAGGAGGCCTTCGAACGCTACCTCGGCCGCGCGGCGCCCGCTTACGTTCCCCGGCCGAAGCTCACGCCCGAGGAGGCCGTGGAGCAGATCCTCGCGGCGCGAGGGGTGCCCGTGCTCGCACACCCGGGGTGGCCGAGCAGCGGCCCCGTGATCGAACGCGTGCCGCAACTGGTGGAACACGGGCTCGCCGGGATCGAAGTCTACTACCCTGATCACACGCCCGCCATGATGGAGGCGTACCTCGCGATAGCGCGTCGGTACGCGCTTGTCGTGACCGGCGGCACCGATTACCATGGAGGAGGGATGGCCACCCGCATCCCGCTCGGGAGCGTGCCCGTGCCGCCCGAGACGGTGACGGCGCTACGGCGCCGCTGGGAGGCGCTTCAGATGGGGGCGGGGCGCGGCCGGCCTGTACCTGCGGTGGAGCGTCACGTGCAGTGA
- a CDS encoding SCO family protein — protein MTSTEPDDTSAGGPGAGGPGHATPPKRNPRDAQRWLYVALAVVVAAAVAATAAAVRARFGPPALAGAVMNPPVTAYEFSLPDQDGRVVSLAALRGKVVVLTFLYTHCPDVCPLIADAFHAAFAQLDSGTAARTAFMAVSVDPNGDTPEAIKGFLAGHHVQGEMSYLHGSFAQLRPVWAHYYVGSDAKEVNPEAANATAPTVAQVEHTAIVYLIDPAGKIKVFLAGNLDPKDLVADIRALAGR, from the coding sequence ATGACGAGCACCGAGCCAGACGACACTTCCGCCGGCGGACCCGGGGCCGGGGGCCCAGGGCACGCAACGCCGCCCAAGAGAAACCCGCGTGATGCCCAGCGGTGGCTGTACGTCGCGCTCGCGGTGGTGGTCGCCGCGGCAGTCGCGGCCACGGCGGCCGCGGTTCGGGCGCGGTTCGGCCCGCCCGCGCTGGCGGGCGCCGTGATGAACCCGCCGGTGACGGCCTACGAGTTCAGCCTGCCCGACCAAGACGGACGGGTCGTTTCTCTGGCCGCCCTCCGCGGCAAGGTCGTGGTGTTAACCTTCCTATATACGCACTGTCCGGACGTGTGCCCGTTGATCGCCGACGCCTTCCACGCCGCGTTCGCCCAGCTCGACTCCGGCACCGCGGCCAGGACCGCATTCATGGCCGTCAGCGTGGATCCGAACGGCGATACACCGGAGGCGATCAAGGGGTTTCTGGCCGGCCACCACGTCCAGGGTGAAATGTCGTACCTGCACGGGTCCTTCGCCCAGCTCCGTCCGGTCTGGGCGCATTACTACGTCGGGAGCGACGCCAAAGAGGTCAACCCGGAGGCCGCGAACGCCACCGCTCCCACGGTCGCCCAGGTAGAGCACACGGCGATCGTTTACCTGATCGATCCCGCCGGCAAAATCAAGGTCTTCCTGGCCGGCAATCTCGATCCGAAGGACCTCGTCGCGGACATCCGGGCCCTGGCGGGCCGGTAA